One window of Populus nigra chromosome 5, ddPopNigr1.1, whole genome shotgun sequence genomic DNA carries:
- the LOC133694421 gene encoding putative glucan endo-1,3-beta-glucosidase GVI produces MPKPNKWNNQKRSKNMVRNGMQKLEAQGIGVSYPRNADNLPKAKDVVALCKCHNVRRIRLHDPRHDVLQALKNTGIKVILGVGNDDIMRLATDARFARTWVFIREAQKTVNLSVPMSTVMHSSVMATTFPPSSAYLDAPVIVKDLGEEYTNIFDAQVDAAYSALERLMH; encoded by the exons ATGCCCAAGCCGAACAAGTGGAACAACCAGAAAAGGAGCAAAAACATGGTCAGAAATGGAATGCAAAAACTTG AAGCTCAAGGGATCGGTGTGAGTTACCCCAGAAATGCGGACAACCTTCCAAAAGCAAAAGATGTTGTAGCACTATGTAAGTGTCATAACGTTCGGAGAATTCGCCTTCATGATCCAAGGCATGATGTTCTACAAGCGCTGAAAAATACAGGAATAAAAGTCATTCTTGGAGTTGGAAATGATGATATCATGAGGCTAGCTACTGATGCAAGATTTGCTAGGACATGG GTCTTTATTAGAGAAGCTCAAAAGACTGTCAATCTATCGGTTCCCATGTCCACTGTGATGCATTCCTCGGTCATGGCAACAACTTTTCCTCCTTCCTCAGCGTACTTGGATGCTCCT GTTATAGTGAAAGATCTAGGAGAAgaatatacaaatatttttgatgCCCAAGTGGATGCAGCTTATTCTGCACTTGAAAGGCTGATGCATTAA
- the LOC133694374 gene encoding dof zinc finger protein DOF3.4-like: MPTELSSSEKTRRPPLSTTPTLNKPGGAPPQEQEHLPCPRCDSTNTKFCYYNNYNFSQPRHFCKSCRRYWTHGGTLRDIPVGGGTRKNAKRSRTSATTAASFAGPIIDNNIDHLPLPAAPVLVPLTASQGFSVHFGGGGDGKGNGGCGSGALGGSFTSLLNTPGPAGILALGRFGHGLGHGLEDVGCGLGRGLWSFPGIGDGGAGVGGHGGVTVTAGLDNTWQFGSAGQNGFVGGDCFSWPELAISTPANGFK, encoded by the coding sequence ATGCCAACAGAGTTATCAAGCAGTGAAAAAACTAGGAGACCACCGCTATCGACGACACCAACATTAAATAAGCCTGGAGGGGCACCACCTCAAGAACAAGAGCACTTGCCATGTCCACGTTGTGACTCAACAAACACTAAGTTTTGTTACTACAACAACTACAATTTCTCTCAGCCTCGTCACTTCTGTAAGTCTTGCCGCCGTTACTGGACTCACGGTGGCACTCTCCGAGACATCCCTGTTGGTGGTGGCACTCGGAAAAATGCTAAAAGGTCACGTACTTCAGCCACTACAGCTGCCTCCTTTGCGGGTCCTATTATCGACAACAACATTGATCACTTACCGTTGCCTGCTGCCCCAGTGCTGGTTCCCCTCACAGCCAGTCAGGGTTTTTCGGTACATTTTGGTGGTGGCGGTGATGGGAAGGGCAACGGTGGTTGTGGTAGTGGTGCTCTGGGTGGGAGTTTTACTTCTTTGTTGAATACTCCAGGCCCAGCTGGGATCTTGGCTCTCGGAAGATTTGGACATGGACTTGGGCACGGGCTTGAAGATGTGGGGTGTGGGCTTGGAAGAGGGCTCTGGTCTTTTCCCGGAATAGGAGATGGTGGTGCTGGTGTAGGTGGTCATGGCGGGGTTACTGTCACAGCTGGATTGGACAACACATGGCAGTTTGGGAGTGCTGGGCAAAATGGTTTTGTTGGCGGGGATTGCTTTTCTTGGCCTGAGCTTGCAATTTCAACTCCTGCAAATGGTTTTAAATGA